One part of the Saprospiraceae bacterium genome encodes these proteins:
- a CDS encoding response regulator transcription factor: METRIIIIEDDHTIREAFSYLINLTPGLKMINSYGSFEDAEPYLVSDFPDVILLDIELPGISGLDAISKIKKKYPAGHIIILTVYENESSIFKALSSGASGYLTKNTPSSKIIDSIKEVMHGGGPLSAGIAKMVIQSFRKSQDSPLTKRETQILEGVAEGKSRTKIALELFIDKETVKSHIKNIYNKLDVNSKEAAIRIARQDKLI, translated from the coding sequence ATGGAAACTCGCATCATAATCATAGAAGATGACCATACCATAAGAGAGGCCTTTTCTTATCTTATCAATCTGACTCCCGGACTTAAAATGATTAATAGCTATGGAAGCTTTGAAGACGCAGAACCCTATTTGGTATCAGATTTTCCGGATGTGATTTTGCTTGATATCGAACTCCCGGGCATCTCTGGTCTCGACGCCATCAGCAAGATCAAAAAAAAATATCCTGCAGGGCATATCATTATCCTTACGGTATATGAAAATGAATCCAGCATATTTAAAGCCTTGAGTTCAGGTGCTTCCGGATACCTTACCAAAAACACCCCTTCGTCTAAGATCATAGATTCTATCAAAGAAGTAATGCACGGTGGCGGCCCACTAAGTGCTGGAATCGCAAAGATGGTGATACAATCATTTAGAAAAAGCCAGGATTCGCCACTGACCAAAAGAGAGACACAGATATTGGAAGGTGTCGCCGAAGGTAAAAGTCGAACTAAAATTGCTTTAGAGTTATTTATTGACAAAGAGACTGTCAAATCACATATCAAAAATATTTACAACAAACTTGATGTCAATTCAAAAGAAGCTGCAATCAGAATAGCTCGCCAGGATAAATTGATTTGA